The region CTGGGAACATAAAACTGGGGTGCTCAAGGGCCAAATGGAATAATACTTTTCAGGGATTTTCTTGTTTACTTTtcttatatacatatattacaTTGGCAATGCATAATTGGGAAAATAGTGAAGAAGGcaaaaaatttgagttttttttctaccTGCTGTTCAATTTTACTTGATTACAATTTTTCCTCTTTCCCCAGgctttgaatttgattttactCACATCCTCTGAGTTATCTGAGCTTcgagatcttttaaaaaaatctctggTGAATTCTGCTGGGAaagatttatttgtttctttatatgCTTCATGGTGCCATTCGCCCATGGCAATTATAAGCCTTTGTTTATTAGCACAGGTAAGTATTTAGGATCTTGCCACGATCATACCTTGTCATCTCTTGTGAAGTTTAAAGCTATATGAATTTCATGCATTCATCCATCTTTTGTCCTTTCTTCGCAGACTTATCAGCATGCCAGTACTGTGATTCAGTCACTGGTAGAGGAAGATATTAATGTCAAATTCTTGGTACAGCTGGATAAATTAATTCGTTTGCTGGAAACTCCCATCTTTGCTTACCTTAGATTGCAGGTGCCCTGGTTAAACACACGGTTCTTAGTTACCTCtgttttgcctataaataacTTTATTAGTTGTCAATAAAAGAATTTGACATGGTTATATATCATTTGTGGATTGTCTAATATTTGGTAATTCCATGGATTTCTTTGTctgcatagaaaaaaaaaatgttcgcTTATTGTTATGTAATTTGATCTGGCATGTAATGCATGTCCCTTGCAAGATTGTGTTGCAAGGTCATTTGCTTAGTCTTTCTTGTTATGCTGAGTGTTTCTACCATTTTGTGGTTCTTGCAGCTACTTGAACCTGGAAGATATACATGGTTGTTAAAAGCTTTAAATGGTCTTCTGATGCTGCTCCCACAGGTATCTGAAGAATTGTATACTGCTCCCACtgaatttcttgaatttttatatgtaaaggCTGCAGTTtcacacacacatgcatgttTGTGTATTGGTCTTGCATGCATGAATGCATATATACGGTTAGGAAAAATGTTACTCATCTACTTTTTAATGAATCCTATTTCATTTTTCTGACACTCAGATTGTCTTAGATTTAATATGATTATGGTGCCATTTAGCTTTCTTAGAGATTAATACTGAGGGGAATGTGTCATCTAAGGGTGCAGACCATGTATATGTTTCTGAATGCTTCTGGTTTGTTTGTCTGATGGACCTTTGACAAGGGTTTTGTTTACCTTTTATGAATGGTGGAAGGTGGTATATAGGATGCATGTTTATTTTCTGTTGTCTCTAATTGTGAAGGAGAGACTCAATCTTGCAATTAATGTTACAAAATAAGGAGCGGCGGTGACCAATTGATGAAATGTTAAATGCTTTTCCAACTTTCAGTGGTGGTGGTTATTTGAAAAGACAAGCTTGATCTAGATTACTGCTAAAGAGCTCAGTTACAGATTGATGAGCATTTTAGCGCTTCCTTGCTTATGAGATGCTATTAGTGTTACTGCCACGTCTCTATAGCTTCTCATGTTTCTTTTTCATTGGCTTCATGAATGCAGCAAAGTGCCGCTTTTAAGATGCTGCGAACTCGTTTAAAAACTGTTCCTTCATATTCCTTCAGTGGTGATCAAGTcaagcgaatatcttcaggaaacCCTAACTCTCAGATTCTACATCACATTCCATGTGGATCACATATCTCTGAGGATGGTGATGTAAACCAGGATGTAGGGGCTTCTAATTCGCATAATGGAATTAACTTCACTTCAAGGCTGCATCAGTTTGCGCAAATGCAACGTCAACACCGAATGCATGCAAAAGTGCAGGCACAGTCTCGCAACAGTTCTGCTTCATCATCAAAGGTTTGTTGAATATCTTCATctcattattttctatttgttaTCATGTTTAATTAAACTGCTTTTGGCATTATGATTTATGATAGGAGTAGAATTTTAGGGGAATTAGGCGAGGAGCAAGAATGACTAGACTAGAGTAGAGAGCACATTTAGGGAACTTTGGTTGGTATTGGCTAGTAGAGTAATTTGTGGGCTTATCATGAAGTTCCTTTGTTGTGAGAGGTTCATCTCAATTGGCACATGATGAGGGTGGATAAGGTGTTTTTGTCAAGGGGAAGACATTCTTAGGTAGTGGCAAAGCATCTAATATTTAATCGTGTTTAATTTTCTGGTTGTCTTTTCACTTTGACTTAGATTCTGCCAGTGTTTTGCTCGGAATTACTGTGCCCTATTATTCATGCAGGATGTACAAAGATCAGAGGAATCGGGGCACCAACTTCCTTTGGATAATAGTGAGCCTCCTTCAAGATCATCTAGAAAAGGCCCAGGGCAGCTACAACTTTAATCATGCTTTTCACAGGAGATGAGAGTAGAGGTGGTATAACTTGTAAAATTGTATATCGTAGTTTGCCTGTTTTTATGGATGCTGGGATGGTAAAAGAGATGGTTTTGATTTGGGATAAGCTTAGGTTCTCctgagcttcttcttcttctatttttatttttatttttggagacGGTGACATGCATGtggttcttttatttttttttattgaaaaccaCATGGGAGCAAATTATTTTAGAGAATGCAGTTTGTCTGTCTACTTCACAGCTCAGCTGTTATGGCGCCacttgaagaaacaaaaaataagaaatcagcTAATTCATGTATTCATCACATCAATCTTTGCCAAATGTATGCATTGCTTACACTAATTTTTATCAATCGATCTTTTTACATCTCCCGTTTCTCTGTCTTTATATGAAATCAATCAGCAAACACCTTATCCAACTGTAGTTTAACGCAAACATCTCTCTATTATGGCTCTTTAACCAGCTTAATACTTCGAAGGTTCCCAAAGGAAGTTTACCCATCCCACATCGGCTTATAGTGgccattttgaaatttttatattggCGCAACGGAGAGCAACCACGCATCTTGGGGGGTGTGGGGTAGGGATCGGTACATGCGTCCGCAAACCCTAAACCTGTCCCTCTCTAGGGGGAATTCTATTAATGGGGGGGTCTTTGACCAGTGTTTCCCCTCGTAGTGgtttaaaaaacagaaacgCTGATGCTCTCTCCTTGCATGGTGGCTGTTTCCCTCGTTGACAAGCCTCCCCTTGAGAGGAGTATCGAGGTGGTACCGCTTACATCTGGCCGGTGTCTCGGGGTACTGGATTCCTCGCCTCTCTACCACCACCCGCTTTTTTAATGACATTGAGCCGTTAAACATTCCGTTAAATGTGTCATCCCAGGTTGAAATATTCGACATTGTTATGATATTTTTGACAGATCTGATGAAAAGTTCAGTCAATCAAGAGTGAGCAAACAAAAATCCCTGATTGATAGATCCGATAGCTACAATTCAAGATAGAGTAGAGCTCAGTCCATCGGCCAGTGAATATTTAATGGTAATAGCGTCCAAGTCAACCTTGCAAGAAAGTCTTATTAGTGTAGCATATTTCCGTTATGGGGCCAAAAACAAGTTGCTCAACTTGTTCTGCTGTAAGATTGCCAGTCAAGCTGGTAATCTCTTTTATGAAGCTGCTAACTGAAGACGATTGCAATAAACTATCATAATTCACCCGATTTTACAAAAATCCACATTCAGATTACAAAACTGGAGCATGCCAGTGgaagcttccttgcgccttaaaATCCAAACCCTATAACCAACCAACAATACTATCTAAATCTTGGCTGGGAAAGAAGGATAAAAATACAGTCGTGCAGGCGCCAAAGAGACAATTAAGTAGTCAGCATCTTATTTACatattcatttttcaattaagtattTATAAAGCATAGATCCTCTCTAGATCCGAGTTGTACTCATCAGGATCTGATATATTTGCCGAGTACACTGACCAAGAAAACGATTTGCTTCCACTTGCCCTTTTGATGCGCCTCTGGGAATCCCGGAAAGCTCCAAAATGCTGCCGGAAAACAAAGTAGCACATGCTTGCTAGTGTCCCAACTAGAATTGGTGCCCCTGTTAAAGTTATGGTTATAGCCATCCAAGAACTTTTCTTTCCTACAACCACAAATGCTATTGACAGAAATGCTCCACAAGTGCAAGCACAGGCAGCCCACATCAGCTTGTTAACTATGGAGACTAACTGTTTCTGAGCCTGAGTGTCCCAGGCCACCAAAGTGATCTGAACCACAACAACCGCTAACGATATAAAGAGAGATGTTGCATTTAAGAGGCAGAAAACTTGAAAACCAGCATTGCCAGCTATATAAGCTTTCCCTGTTTCAGCTCCATCCGGTATATATTGCCCAGGTAAGTTGAAGATAGCCAAGAAAGCAATCGAGGCAAAAAGAACAGCAACAACAGTGACAGAGTTGGTTGTATTCTGGACAGCTTCTCTATGGATTTTCCTTAGTTCTTTTGCAATACCAGAAACTCTTCGGttggttttttcattttgtataAGTTGTGAATGCACCTCGTGCTTGATATCACTAACTGTCCTCTTAAGTTCCATTGCTTCATCCATTTGACCAACATGCCGAGCATGCTTGGCACCAGCCTCTGTGAGAGCTTCCTTGATTTCCAAGGCAGATTCTCCATATGGGAGTTTATCAGCCAAATCCATCGCAGTTTCATGCTGATTATTGATGATGTTAACATCAATAGATATATAGTTCAGCAAAAGGCTTATTATCTGAGAAACAGAGAACATAGCATAAGCATGATGAGACTGGGAAGAGAAATGATAGGAAAAAACTCCTTGAACAGTAGTGTCAATGCTACAGAAAAAGATCCAGGGAGAAGCTAGTAAGCTCATAATCACTCCATGAATCAACACATTAGATTTGGTCATCGTATAATACATTTGAGGTGAGAATTAGATAAAAGACAGACAAGAACGACaatttcttatatttaattaacaatCGATAGTTAAAGTACCTGGGGGCGCGATTTCCTTGTCGCTACATGCACTGCCGTGTTACCTTTCTTGTCACGCTCATTTAGTATTGAGCAATCAGCAAGTAATATCTCCTCTACAACAGAAGTACTCTGACCCTTTACAGCCATATGGAGTGCAGTCTGGCCTTTCTTATCTTTGATGCAGACAATACCAGGATCACGATGTATAAGCACTTTTACCATATCAAGAAGGCCATACCTGGCAGCTGTGTGCAAAGCAGTTTTCTCATTTTTACGCACTATCCTCATTGAGCTGACATCAACATCCAGTATGGCATTCACCACATCCAGGTGATCTTTAACAGCGGCTGAATAGAGGGGGCTAGTATTGGAGGAGTCACATAACTTGCAAAGCTCAGGCCACATGACCAAAAGGTCCTTCACGATGCCTAAAACCAATATTCAATACCATAAAGAGTTAAACGACCTGCCACCAACTAACAAGTTAACAAAATGCTGGCTTTGAGGCACAATCCTGAACGGACATATTAAATATAGCTACCTTATGTAAATGAAGCTCAATCTTCATGAACACAATCTCCTATGCCTCTATGATTATGCAAAGCAAACGTTATATTCGACTATAGCCAATTTCGATCAGCAGTGATCTATATaactttcaaagaaaaatatagttgAATTGCTGTTTGGACTGACCACTTTATCCAGCAAATGACTTGTATTATGGAAATCCATTCTCCCTTACATGTGCCCGATCAAGGAAACGAACCATAACCAAGACCTCCCATTACATAGAAATAACACTATTAccatgcattttaaaaaataaacactgtgCAGTTTGAAATCGCAGCCATAGACCTCCAATCACACATATACAGTGGACATCGGAGACAATTCAAATGAGAAAAGAAGCCATTTAAACAAAAAGGCGATAACTTTACAAATCAAAGTCTAGAAGCGATTAATCTAATTGTGAACATACCACAGACAAGAAGACAGTAATTAATCATATAAGTAGACcaaaaaggcaaaaaagaatAACAGAAAACCTACCCAAGTGACCCTTCTTAGCAGCAAGATGGAAGGCATCCAAGTCAGACTTAGACCTGATCTTCACAGTTTCAAAATCACAAAGCTTTACCAAATAACTAAAAACCTCTTCCAAATTATTATCAGCAGCTATATACAAAGCAGTCTCTCCTGCATTAGTCTGCAAAGACATTAGATCAGACACATCAGATGGCTGCTCCCCCACTATCTGTTTCAAAGAGTCAAGGTCGCCTGATCGGACGGCTGTGAAGAATCTTTGGTAGGCTATGAAGCGTAGAGATGATTTTGATGGCTCCATCATcgtcataataataatagcattgGCTTAATTGGTATGCATAACATACGGGCTCGTTTCTTCAACAGGGAAAAATCAGGTACGAACCATCGAGTGTCAAGCTTCTCTTTCTCAAAAGTTTTTATCCTTTTGAggtctctcttcttcttcttcttctgcttctgcttctgcttagCTGAGCTCAGGTTTGTATAttgcttttaaaagtatttttaaaaaaacaatattaaaaaaatgtttttttttatcacggCCACAAACGTGCCTTTGGACGGTGGACTTCAAGTCGCTGGACTCATGACTTGATTTGATTGGACATTtccaaactttatttatttttatttagtcctgttattttagatattttaataatttagtcctttatatttaaaaaaaacaaactaatcaCTTGACTTGTGTTCATCGTTGATTTATCGAGGTGGTACCTTGTCACTTTTAAAGCTcttaaaggaaaacaaatgcTCGTAATAATAGCCATCATAAGTCAAAGGAGCTAAGTTATATGCTTTGAAATATGTAGAACTAAGCTATGATTATGTTTAAGAGTTAgggactaaaaataattaaatcgaCTTAGTGCGTGTTCAAGGTGTGGATgactttttttcaaatatataattcttaTAAAGAGTAAATcacattttcaaaagttcaaaatatatatttttatatgaatttcaaaaaaaaaaaaaatcaaaaccacctCCAAAcccatcattcttttaattttgaataaaaaaaatgcttcagAAAAATCTGGGGGTGCGCCTTTTAAGCATAGGGTGAAGCTCGTGGATTCCCTTCGTTAAAGAAGATTTTAAATAGGACAATAATTGTCATTATCATAATAAAGCCAACATGCCAATTAtcacttaattaaaattaatgatttagaGTATCGAACAAGGCAAGCCGAGGGAGAACTGAATGCCATAAGATTATTTTAAGTTcgatttagtttagtttttatataaaaaaaattaattaaattttttttaaaaaaaactaaaatcaaactGTAATTGATTCAAGCATATTggttttagtttagttttttaagataaaaactagttcaaatcaatttgatttgattttttcagtttgactttgttttttctagtttgacttgattttttcagtttcgctcggtttttttcttgttttttcggtttgggtttggttcggtttagtCTTTTCggttttaaacttaaaaaaccaaatcaaaccagccagtttttttaaaattttaattgattttttttacaatttagttttttaaattattttttctaattttttaatttttaatattttttttcactgcgCATACAAGTCAAGTCAAGGATTAACCATATCCTTCCCATGTTGGCTGTTGCTGTCTGCATTTACCTACTAACAGAATTTACATTGCTAGGCATGTGGCTGGTGTCAGGTTTCtcgaaaatatatatttttttcctttttctactGTTGGACAAGCAGCTCCCTCTGGCCCATCACCCTCTGGCATTTTCTTGAGTGCTCCATTAGACTTCCCGCAGCCTCTGACAATCACCTGATTGCCTCTTACTTACaactgttaaaaaatattttaatttaataatttaaattattagatttcaaaatataatttatattattttttaaatatattaaataaaagtttttaactTGTAACTTATACgtatctatattattttatatttaatttttatttaaataataaaatcatttcaatctaataatttaaattattaaatataattttaaaaaataatttatattattccatGTAACTACCGACACTAGTGTTATTGCCCCGATGCAGTATCCCTTACCATCTCCTATGGTGGTCCCTTCCCTTCTACTATATTTCTAGTGTTTTGCCAGCTTCTAGGGCTTTATTTGCACCTTGTTATGATTCATCTTGAACTTGGTTGTTGACTTCAGTGCTCATGACTAGATATTGTGTCCTTTGCTCGTCCACAATTAATCCAGTAGGGTTGCTCCTGCAGTGTCATGGCATCCGATGGTTCTGCACCCTCAGTATAAGTTTTCTAGGCCCTCAGCTCTAGCCACTGTGATTGGTTCCTCTCCTCTAACTCGTGAGCTTACAACAGATCTTGACTCGGAGCTGGCTTCTTTCAAAGAATTTAATAGGTTTCAGGTCTGGCATCGAGCCATACAAGATGATGAGATCTCTGTAATCAAACCTTTTCATCTGCTTGAATTTAATAGGTTTCAGCTCCTTGATTTTCTGAATCGCGTCACTGCATGCGTCCTAGGATAGAACCAGAGTAGCGGCGCGTAAATACACTCGATGAAGCGAAGGAAGAGGGAAGTGGGTAGCTCAATTTCTTTTGACATTGAGGAGCGTGCCCAAAAAAGGCCGCCATTAGAGCATTTTTCAGCTCGGCACAAGACGTGGCAAACAAAAAGAAGCAAGCAAGTTCCTCAGCCTATCGATCAGGgctttcttaaaataaaatatttacattttatttttattaggaaGATCAGCTTTTTTTTACTATCCTTAaccactcttttcttttttcttttagtttctatattttttaaattatttcattaacCATAAATTAATACCATCCTTTTattctgaattaaaaaaattataatactcgaaggaataataaaaataacaacgaCACCTACGCAATCACTTATCCTGCTGGCCCaggcaatcaaaataattataaattaaattacaattcttattttcgtatatatagtaTATTAATACGAATAGGATGTGCTTGTCCATAACTTGTAATTCTTGGCGCTGATCCTTAAGCTGCATATTTGACAGTCCACATGCTAGCCACCTGCTCGAACTCGAGTCTATCATTGATGTACTGCTTACCAATACCAGGCACCAAAGGATCATCTGGGTTCGGGGATGCCAGCAGAAGCAATATGCTGTTGAATACAGCAGTCATTGTGTTGGCTGCTGTccagttgtttttcaatatgtcTACACAGATGCTACCCTTGTCGTTGATGTTTGGGTGGTAAATCTTGGTTAAGAAGGTTAGCTTCGGTGGCTTAAATGGATATTCTTGCGGAAAACTGACACCCAACCGAAACACACCGCCAGCATATGGGGTGAGCGGTGGCCCATGAACCGTGGCCTCCCAATCGTACGTGTTTCCGGTGGCAATACCTGCACTGAAATATTCAGATGAATTGTCGCTTGCAATGTCACTCAACTCCTTCCTCATCCTGTTCTCCCTGATCCTCGACATTGAAtctattgattaattaattagtaggCACTGAAATATCAAGGATATTGTGTATTTCACTAGCAGAAAACGAGGCTTGTGCAAGAGatggtgagagagagagagagagagtcctgAATCTTATATAGGAAACATTTAGGATGGCTTTTTAATGCCTCACCATGCATTCATGCATGCGcaaattaattctaattaatgCTCCATTACAGAAGAATTAAATACCGTTTCCATGCACATGTAAGTCATTAATAAAAGCAcgtaaatcataatttattagaaaaatttttattttttaaaatttatttttaattatcacatcaaaacaataaaaaaatttaaacaaaaaaaattcaattttttaaaaaacacagcaaCATTCCCAGACATTTCAAGGGTTTGTTATGATTagtttcttgaatattttgaCTTGTACTAAAGGAGGATCATGTTGTGGTAAATATACGAGTTACAGAGAAATCCCGAGTAACGTATCAGCACTAAATGTGATTCATAATAAGAAGTAAGAGCATACAAATTCTATCctctttgagattttttaagaaaaaagtagaaaatgaataataattacgAAGCGATTACAAGCAATACGAGAGGATGGACTTTTATGATGGGTATGAAACGCCTAAACTGTCTCCTTCGTCCCTAGCAAACCTTCCAAATTTGCTTTTCCCGAAACTAAATTGAATTTCTAACAACTAATTTTGACAttctattttcaaaaataacacCACCATTCTCTCcctttcattcatttttttttgtatgggaAAGGAATGGGGTTTAAATGCCTTTTCAACCGCAAATCCAAGAAATCGGATTCTTTTATCGATTCGCCATCTGGGATGGCTGCTTCAATAAACGGATCCAAATCACCCTCTGTGAGGCTACGACCCCAAGTTGAAGAGCTTGAGCAGGTTTTCAAGAAATTCGACGTCAATGGAGACGGCAAGATCTCATCTGCTGAACTGGATTCATTCTGGAAAAAATTGGGTCATGAAGCAAGCGAAGAGGAGCTGCAAAGGATGATAACAGAATTCGATGCCGATGGTGATGGATTCATTGATTTGCAAGAATTTGTGGCGCTAAACACACAGGGGGTGGATACAAATGAGGTAAT is a window of Populus nigra chromosome 10, ddPopNigr1.1, whole genome shotgun sequence DNA encoding:
- the LOC133705750 gene encoding ankyrin repeat-containing protein At2g01680-like; the protein is MTMMEPSKSSLRFIAYQRFFTAVRSGDLDSLKQIVGEQPSDVSDLMSLQTNAGETALYIAADNNLEEVFSYLVKLCDFETVKIRSKSDLDAFHLAAKKGHLGIVKDLLVMWPELCKLCDSSNTSPLYSAAVKDHLDVVNAILDVDVSSMRIVRKNEKTALHTAARYGLLDMVKVLIHRDPGIVCIKDKKGQTALHMAVKGQSTSVVEEILLADCSILNERDKKGNTAVHVATRKSRPQIISLLLNYISIDVNIINNQHETAMDLADKLPYGESALEIKEALTEAGAKHARHVGQMDEAMELKRTVSDIKHEVHSQLIQNEKTNRRVSGIAKELRKIHREAVQNTTNSVTVVAVLFASIAFLAIFNLPGQYIPDGAETGKAYIAGNAGFQVFCLLNATSLFISLAVVVVQITLVAWDTQAQKQLVSIVNKLMWAACACTCGAFLSIAFVVVGKKSSWMAITITLTGAPILVGTLASMCYFVFRQHFGAFRDSQRRIKRASGSKSFSWSVYSANISDPDEYNSDLERIYAL
- the LOC133704463 gene encoding ubiquitin-conjugating enzyme E2 11-like; the encoded protein is MRKELSDIASDNSSEYFSAGIATGNTYDWEATVHGPPLTPYAGGVFRLGVSFPQEYPFKPPKLTFLTKIYHPNINDKGSICVDILKNNWTAANTMTAVFNSILLLLASPNPDDPLVPGIGKQYINDRLEFEQVASMWTVKYAA
- the LOC133705017 gene encoding probable calcium-binding protein CML25, translating into MGFKCLFNRKSKKSDSFIDSPSGMAASINGSKSPSVRLRPQVEELEQVFKKFDVNGDGKISSAELDSFWKKLGHEASEEELQRMITEFDADGDGFIDLQEFVALNTQGVDTNEVMENLKDAFSVYDIDGNGSISAEELHKVMASLGEPCSMAECRKMISGVDRDGDGMIDFEEFKVMMMMGARWDSMDTLRGTRG